The Arthrobacter russicus genome has a segment encoding these proteins:
- a CDS encoding ZIP family metal transporter encodes MGLSLSLILPPVLASIIGSFAVVRWQPPGQVVSGVQHFTAGVVLAALASELLPEVKKEGNWLWAGIGFVLGVALMLGLSQFSRSMEARYENAKSLRKAAILPIGLIVAVGVDLLVDGVLVGLGSTLSFSQGLVLAAALTLEILFVGVSLTLTLKAQGIRPLIAASATSALSLFTFVGALIALFLLAGAGACRGAGFRCGGTALPGGGGTSGRSPRAPGDGAPDGVVLRGVPLRLRICRIGRMTACARAVNLRKTGTRLDRVLIDSIES; translated from the coding sequence CCGCCGGTGCTGGCCAGCATCATCGGTTCCTTCGCGGTGGTGCGTTGGCAGCCGCCCGGCCAGGTGGTCAGCGGGGTGCAGCATTTCACCGCCGGCGTGGTGTTGGCGGCCCTGGCGAGCGAGCTGTTGCCCGAGGTCAAAAAGGAAGGGAATTGGCTCTGGGCCGGAATCGGCTTCGTGCTGGGGGTCGCCCTGATGCTCGGCTTGAGCCAGTTCAGCCGCTCGATGGAAGCCCGGTATGAAAACGCCAAAAGCCTCCGCAAGGCCGCCATCCTGCCGATCGGACTGATCGTGGCAGTGGGCGTGGACCTGCTCGTGGACGGGGTCTTGGTGGGCTTGGGCTCCACGCTGAGTTTCAGCCAAGGGCTGGTCCTGGCCGCCGCTTTGACCTTGGAGATCCTGTTCGTCGGGGTCTCCTTGACCTTGACGTTGAAAGCCCAGGGGATCCGTCCGCTGATCGCCGCATCGGCGACGTCGGCGCTTTCGCTGTTCACCTTCGTGGGCGCTTTGATCGCCCTGTTCCTGCTCGCCGGTGCAGGTGCTTGCCGCGGTGCTGGCTTTCGGTGCGGCGGCACTGCTCTACCTGGTGGTGGAGGAACTTCTGGTAGAAGCCCACGAGCACCGGGAGACGGCGCTCCTGACGGCGTTGTTCTTCGTGGGGTTCCTCTGCGTTTACGTATTTGCCGCATTGGGCGAATGACCGCCTGTGCCCGGGCCGTGAATCTGCGGAAAACTGGCACTCGCCTTGACCGAGTGCTAATCGACTCAATAGAGTCGTAG
- the groES gene encoding co-chaperone GroES, producing the protein MSVSIKPLEDRIVVRQLEAEQTTASGLVIPDTAKEKPQEGEVVAVGPGRVDDNGNRVPVDVAVGDVVLYSKYGGTEVKTGGEELLVLSARDVLAIVVK; encoded by the coding sequence GTGTCGGTCTCTATTAAGCCTCTTGAGGATCGTATTGTCGTCCGCCAGCTCGAAGCTGAGCAGACCACCGCTTCCGGTCTGGTGATCCCGGACACGGCGAAGGAAAAGCCGCAGGAAGGCGAAGTCGTCGCCGTCGGCCCAGGCCGCGTGGACGACAACGGCAACCGGGTACCGGTAGACGTCGCCGTCGGCGATGTGGTGCTCTACTCCAAGTACGGCGGCACCGAGGTCAAGACCGGCGGCGAAGAGCTGCTGGTGCTTTCGGCCCGCGACGTTCTGGCCATCGTCGTCAAGTAA